The genomic window ATTTTAAAAAACCAACTTCAGTATAGTTTTCGGCATTTACCAAAACATGAAATTGTTTCTTAAATACTTTTTTGTTGATGTAAAAGAGGAAAAAACCATCCCACCAGCTAAAATGATTGGCTAAAATCAATATAGATGCATCGGATTTGGCTTTCACTTCATCATAATTGAATGCAGCGAAATCTTTTTTGACAATAAACTGAATGTACCATGTAAAAAAGCTGAAGATCAAATTATTTTTTCTGGGCTGATACATTTCGGGAAATTGCAAAAAATTGAGGTTAATTGCAAATTTTACAACAGTTATAGTCCTGTTTGTATAAGGGATATAGATTTTTTGATGTCCTGTTCAAAGATTTCTCCACTTCGATCGAAATGACGTATTATACGAATGGTTAACTTCGATTAAAGTATATCTTATCTCATCCTAAATCTTCCCTTTTACCTCCTAGCTCAAATAAACCCGATCTTCTTCACCTTCCACATCCATTACTACATCTACATGCTCTTTTAAGATGGTAGCCAGTTCAAGACCAACAAAATCGGTGGCAATAGGGAAAATTTTATGGCTTCGATCAACCAAAACTACTGTGCGGATTTTTTTATGTGGGGTATTTAAGAAAACGCCCAGGCCATAAGCAAGGGTTTTACCGCTATTCAATACATCATCAACAATAATGATCACCTTGTTTTTCCAATGGCTTTCATCCAGATCTGTCGAAGCAACCAATTTGCTACTTTCTTTTTGCAGGTCGATACGCAGTAAGGTTAGTTTAAAACCCGAAATCTTTTTAAGCACTTTTTCTAATCTTAGCGCTAGTTTGTAACCACGGTCCCAAATACCGGCAAGCACCACTTCTTTCTCATTCAGGTTATCTTCTAAAATCTGATAAGCGATACGATCTATTTTCTGCTGAATCTGTTTCTTGTTGAGAATAAGTAATTGCGATGCCATTGTATAAAAAGGATTGAATACAAAAAGAACGATTTTAAGGATGAAATTCAAACTATTTGAAAAATAATTTGAATTGTTTGCAACGTTTTCATCAGAGATGCGTCTAATCTATAACCAAAACACAAAATCGAAGCCATCGTTGCCTAAATGTTGCGTAATGATAGCTTCAGAATCATTTAACGAAAAAACGACTATGAAAACCTTTATCAAATCATCCGCCATTTTATTTATAGTGGTAACCAGCTATATGGCTAAGGCACAGGAAACTAAAAATTTCACGGTTAAAAACTTCAACAGCATTGGGGTAAGCAGCGGAATTGACTTGTACCTCACTCAGGGCGGAAGCGAAAGTGTGAGTATAAAATCTGATTCGGAAACATTAAAAGATATTGTTGTTGAGCAGAGTGGCAGCAATGTTACCATAAAGTTTAAAGACGGTATCAATTGGAGCGGCATGTTTAAAAACCGCACTATTAAAGCTTATGTAAGTTTTAAAACCCTAAATGCAATTGCAGCATCGGGAGGATCGGATGTTTTTACACAAAACCAGATCAAAACAGATAAACTTGCTATTCGCTCTTCAGGAGGATCGGATTTAAAATTAACGGTTGTTTGCAACGATCTGTCTATTCAATCAAGCGGTGGCAGCGATCTCGATTTAAAAGGTAAAGCAGAAAATATGACCATTCAATCTAGTGGAGGTAGCGATATTGATGCTTATGAATTAATTACAGATTATGCAAAGGTGCAGGCTTCCGGTGGTTCTGATGTAAATCTTTATGTAAATAAAGGCCTAGAAGCCAGTGCAAGTGGTGGTGGCGATGTAAGTTATAAGGGAAATGCTTCACTCAAGAAAACATCAAGCTCAAAAAGTGGAGATGTACACCACGTAAATTAAAAGTTTAGTTTAGTTAATAATAACGCGCTGCTTTGTGGATACAAAGCGGCGTTTTTTTTGAAGGTATGCAACCCTTTCATGTTTCTTCTCGTCAATAATGATACATTTGAACTGTATGAAAAACAAAACTCTGATCCTCTTTTTTACTTCTCTTTTATTAAGCGACCTTAGTTATGGGCAAACCTCATTATCAGAAAGAATCGACCATGTATTATCTGGTATCGTAAAACCAAACGAACCTGGTTTTGCAGTTGGGGTTGTAAAAAACGGTCAGTTTATCTACAAGAGAGGTTTTGGTTTGGCAGATTTAAAAACCAATAGAAAAAACACAGTTGAAACACCTTTCAACATTGGCTCAACATCAAAAGAATTTACAGCGGCCTGTGTTTATATATTAGAACAACAGGGTAAACTTAAAACAACTGATAAGTTATCAAAATACTTCAAAGGGTGGCCAAAATATGCTGATAGCATCACTATTAATCACCTCATAAATCATCAGAGCGGCTTGAGGGATTATGATTCACTGATCGGGTTAAGAGAATTTGATGATAATGCAAAAGTAACCGATACTCTTGCTTATGAGATACTGACGAAGCAGAAGGGGTTAAATTTTAGACCTGGAAGCCGGTTTAGTTATTCCAACTCTGGATATTTCCTGCTTTCATTAATTATCAAGAAAGTCTCGGGTAAGGACCTGATCGAATTTTCTAAACAGTACATATTCAATCCATTAAAAATGGCACATACTACCTATTCGCGTACACACCGTATTAACGAAAAGGCAAACGGATATGTCTCGAATAAAACAGGTTTTGAGAAGATTGAAGTAAACAGCGATGTAATTGGGCAGGGAAATATTTATAGTAACATTACAGATTGGGACAATTGGTTTAAGGAGATGAAAACCCACCATCAATTGGGTGGAAGTGTTTGGAATAAGATGCTCACCGACAATAAAACAGATGATGGAGAATCCACAGGATATGGAGGTGGGTTAGAATTTAAGACCTACAAAAACAAAAGATTAAGGGAGCATGGAGGGGATCTTACAGGTTATCACACCGCTATGTGGTATTTTCCCGACGAAGACCTGGGTATTGTTGTATTTACGAATAACGATAATGCAAAACCTGATCTCATTTCCGGTAAAATATTTGACGAAATCTATCCAGAAAATGCTATTCCTAAAAAGACAGATAAAAATGAAGAAAATGCATCTATAAAAAAAATAGAGATGGACTCATCGGTTATTGTCGGATTATATAAACTTGATAATGACAGCAGTAAAATATTTCAGGCCACAATACTCGGAAATAAGATCATGTTGTTTCAAAAATGGAATGACACCAATTACCCGATCAAATTATTAAATGATTCGCTTTTTTATATCAATAAGGATACCGACATTACTTTTCAGTTTAAATCAATTACCAACGGTAAGGCCAATAAACTGGAAATTGTTCAAAGTGGGGGTTTAAAAACAGCTACAAGAACTCCCATAACAATGGCTTTACCCGATTTTCAGCGCGATAAAATAAGTTTTTATAGTCCTGAAATGGATGCTCATTATGTAATCATTAAAGAAAATGGAAATTTATATCTGGTAATCAAAAATCCAATTCATCAATATAAAATTGAACTGATAGCTCTTAAAGAAAAATATAGATATTTACTTATTGGGTGTAATATGTATATAACCTTTAAATACACTAACGAAAAGCTAACAGGCTTTGTTCTTGATCATGAAAGGGTAAAAAATCTTTATTTCACAAAAGAGTAAATAAATAATTACTTACCCTTTCTTATACGGATAGTAAATAAAGTTGGCGCCCTCCGGAACAATTACGAATACGCACATAAAATCTTCCGGTTTTTTATATACTTTTAAGAAGGGCTCTTTTTTCTCTTTGCTGATGATTCCTTTTTCTACAAATTCTTCTAAAGTAGAAGCTTGTATGGTCCAATCGGTATTGAGTTCTTCTTTGTTTAAGATAAGTTCGCCAATATTAACCTCATGCTGATGTGCAATAAAAATTGGATGGGCAGAAATGCCTTCAACCATAATTTCGATTGCTACTTCTTTAATCGCATCAGCATAGAACTCCAGGTCCTTTTCTAAACTTACCAGCGGACTTTCCTGTTTTTTTTGTGGTGTTCCGTTTTCTTCCGGCGTTGCGCCTAATAATTCTTCTCTATCCATACCTTAACTAATAATTGAATTTTGAATGAGTGAATAGTTGAATGTTCTAGACAGCTGCCTTATTCTTTCATTCAATCCTTCTCTCATTCAATCAATCATTTCTTCTCTTATTTCAACCTTAACAATACTACGTTTTCTACATGCTGTGTGTGTGGAAACATATCCACAGGTTTAATGCGCACCACATCGTATTTCTCTTTCAATAACTCCAAGTCGCGTGCTTGCGTGGCCGCATTACAGCTCACGTAAACAATTTTTTCAGACTCCATTTCAAGCAATCTCTGTACTACATCTGCATGCATACCAGCGCGTGGCGGATCGGTAATGACCACATCAGGTTTACCATGTGCCAGGATAAATTCTGAAGTAAGAATATCCTTCATATCTCCAGCATAGAAAATCGTATTATCGATGCCATTTAGCGCTGAATTAAACTTTGCATCTTCAATAGCGGTTGGCACATATTCTACCCCAACCACCTGCTTTACGTTTTTGGCAATAAAATTTGCAATTGTGCCGGCGCCAGTGTATAAATCATAAACCAGTTCATCGCCTTTAAATCCGGCAAAATCTCTGGTGATTTTATATAGTTCGAAGGCTTGTTCAGAATTGGTCTGATAAAAAGATTTCACTCCAATTTTAAAACGGATGCCGTCCATTTCTTCGAAAATATGATCGCGACCGGAGAAAACCACCACATCCTGATCGAAAATAGTGTCATTCTTTTTTTGGTTAACGATATACAGCAAAGCGGTAATCTGTGGAAATTCATTTTTAAGGAAACCCATCAAGCCATCAACCTGTGTCTGTTCCGGATAAGCAAATACCACAGCAACCATTACCTCACCCGTACTAGAAGTACGGATTATCAGGTTACGCAAAACACCCTCATGGTTACGCAAGTCGTAAAACGACAGGTCATTTTCCAAGGCATATTTACGTACTGCGTTTCTGATCGAATTAGAAGGCTCATCCTGTAGATAACAATGTTCGATATCTAAAATTTTATCGAAACGCAATGGTACGTGAAAACCCAGTGCATTCATGTCAAAATCTTCATCGCGTTCTACATCGGTTTTTTCCAACCAACGTTTGTTCGAAAAAGTAAATTCTAATTTATTTCGGTAATATCTGTTTTTTTCTGAGCCTAAAATCGGTTCAGTTCCTGAGGTATCTATTTTACCTAAACGCTGTAAAGCCGCCTCAACATTTTTCTGTTTAAACTTTAATTGAGCATCGTAACCCATATGCTGCCATTTGCAACCGCCACAGGTTCCGAAATGAGGGCAGAAAGGATCGGTACGCAACGCTGATTTTTCATGAAGCTGATCGATGATTGCTTCAGCAAAATTCTTTTTCTTTTTGGTCAACCGAACATCTACCACATCACCAGGAACGGCTTTATCAACAAAAATGACCAATTCGTCAGCCTTGCCAACACCTTTTCCCTCTTCAGCAATATCGATTATATGTACGTTTGGAACAATAGTTACCGTACCAGGTTTTCTTCTACTCATTATTTTGCAAAGATAAAGCTAAAAGCTGAAAGAGGAAAGACCAAAGGCTAAACAATAAAGCTGAAACACAAAAATCAGAATGAATATAAATAGCTGAAAAGCTAAAGACCAAAGTAGGATAAATGATCCAGATAGATAAATGGTTTACCAGAAAGATTAGGCAATATTTTTCCGCTCAGTCAAAAACGACTGATTTAGCATATTTTCGATTTAAAATTATTTTCCAAAAAACTTAAATGCCGCGCCCCAAAAGCCATCTAACCAGTTAAATTTTAGGTCAAATTTTTCATCTACCAATACAGAAAACTCTAATATTTCTTTGCTCATGATAAAAAACCTATCTATTTAAGCAATAATACTAATTTCATACCAAAAACCAAAACGGTATAAATTAATTTTATGTTAATTTTACATCAAAAGGTTAAACCACTCCTTTTACAACAACCCCAATCGCGATCTATTGATTTTCAGTTCCTTATTTGATAACTAAATAAAAATCTGTAACTTAAAGTATCATTCACATAAAAATGGAGGTTCATTATGAACGTTATCCGTAAAATTGAACATTGGGGAGATGTTCATCACTCAAAATGGCTAGATTATCTTCGGATTGTACTTGGCCTGATCATTTTTGGAAAAGGTGTTTCTTTTGTTAGCGACACTTCGGTTCTTCAGAACATGATCACACAAAACAACGTATTTGGTTTTTCGGGCATGCTCATCAGTGTCGCCATTCATGTTGTTGCATTTGCACATTTGGTTGGGGGTGTTTTAATTACTTTAGGCTTAGTTACGCGCTTTGCCGTTGTAATTCAGATTCCAATCTTATTGTTTGCAGTGTTTTTTGTTAACCTTACGCCGGGTTTCTCCACACCGAATTCGGAATTGTGGTTTTCGGTATTGGTACTGTTTCTGCTCATTATGTTTTGGGTAGTAGGTTCGGGCCCATTATCGGTTGACGAAGGGTTGAAACGCAAAAGTGGCAAGCGGTACGCCTAAACAACATTAAATATTCTTAGTATCTTTCGCTTTTACTAACGATAATGAAAACGAAGATACTTTTTGTACTGCTTTTTGCGGGATTGGGATGTTATGCACAAAATTCGACGGATGAATATTTCACGCTAACGCGAGCTGGTTTCATAGAAAAAAACGCTTATGAAACAACTGCTTTTGTAGAAAAATACTTCCGCGTACCCGGTAACACAGGCTTTAATGCCAGTATCCATTACGTAGAAAACATCCTTAAAAAAGCTGGTTTTGTAGAACAGAAGCAGGATGAATTTGAGGCTCCTTTAACTTATCGCATCGAAAAAAGAGCGATGAAAAACAATACCTGGGAACCTGTTGATGCCAATATTGATATCGTTGGCGAAAAAAAACCGCTCATCTCTTATAAAACTAACCGCAACATGATTCCAATCAATTGCGGATCAACAGCTGCAGGAGGCGTTACAGCTAATGTGATTTACATGGCCAACGTATTACCTGCCGAAATAGAGAAAATGGATCTGAAAGGGAAAATCCTATTTTCTGAGAACAGTCCATCACGTTTGCTTCAAATAGCCACAAAAACGGGAGCCATTGGTGTGCTGGGCTATTCGATGCCAAAGTATACTCAACCAGAGCTACACCAAACTTCTATCCAGTTTGGGAGCATGAAAGCCAATAGTGAGGTATGGACATTGCTTTTATCTTACGCTGCCAAAGAAAAATTAAAAGCAGCATGTTTAAAAGGCGAGACTAAATTGAAGGTAAATATTAAGACTAAAATTTACCCCTCCGAAGAATTAACCATAATAGCAAATATTAAAGGCAGTGTAAATCCTAAGGAACGTTTTGTGTTCAGTGCCCATGTTCAGGAACCTGGTGCAAACGATAATGCAAGCGGCGTTGGCACATTGGCAGAAATGGCGAGGATAACAGCAGCATTATATCAGGCAAAAAAGATAAGTCCGAAGCGTACCCTCACTTTTTTATGGGGCGACGAAATTGTATCAACAAGAAGATATATTACCGAAGATACCACCCGGGCCAAAGGCATTATGTGGGGAATGAGTTTGGATATGGTTGGCGAGGATACTAAAAAAACCGGCGGCTCATTCCTGATTGAAAAAATGCCTGATCCATCGGCCATCTGGACAAGGGGAACGGATAAACATACCGAATGGGGTGCTGGCGATGTTACTGAAAAAGATCTTTTCCCGCATTATTTTAATGACTTCATCTTTGATATCTGCAAAGCACAGGGCAAATTTGCCAATTGGATGGTTAACTACAATCCGTTCGAAGGTGGCAGCGACCACACGCCATTCCTGCAAAATAAGATTCCGGGATTACTGATGTGGCACTTTACAGATGTTTTCTATCATACAGATAACGACAGGATTGATAAAGTTTCGCCAACCGAAATGAAAAATGTTGGGATAAGTGGTTTAACTGCTGCCTATATTTTAATTTCTGCAGACGAAAATACGGCGATAGCTACTGTTTCGCAAGTTAAAACCGATGCTTTAACCCGCTTAAAAACTGAATTTGAACTGAGCAAAAAAGAACTTGCAAAAGGGAAAACCGCTACAGATGAGAAACACATTATTGAAGTCTGGGCCAAATGGTACATAGATGCTTTGGCAACAGTAAACAAAATGCCTGTAAAATCCGAAACCACCAGAGTTGGTTCGGCCATTAAGTTTGCCACCAACGAGATCGAAAAACAAACGAAGCTATATTTAGAGGAGTTAAAATAGATTGATACTTAAACCAAAAGCAATAGTTATCGGTGCCGGAATTGCGGGCATTGCATCGGCAATCCGTCTTTCCTTAAAGGGCTATGAGGTTGATGTTTTTGAAGCTAATTCAAAGCCTGGCGGCAAGTTGACAGAAATAAAAATGAACGGTTTCAGGTTTGATGCCGGACCGAGCCTTTTTACTATGCCGCAATATGTAGATGAGCTTTTTAAACTTGCGGGTAAAAATCCTGTAGATTATTTTGAATATCTAAAACTAAAAGAAATTTGCCGGTATTTTTACGAAGATGGTTTGAGATTAAATGCGAGCGCAGATCTGGATAAATTTGCTAAGGAAATAGAAGAAAAAACAGATTCAACTGCAAAAGAGGTTGAGCGCTATTTAAACAAAAGCAAAACCATTTACGATGTTGCCCACCGTGTATTTCTGGAAAGAAGTTTGCATAAAATTAAAAGTTACCTGCACTGGGACACCTTAAAATCTATATTCCGTTTTGGCCAGATTGATGCTTTTAGAACACAGGCAAAGGCAAACCGATCGTTCTTTAAAGACGATAGAATAGCACAGCTTTTTAACCGTTATGCCACCTATAATGGTTCCGATCCTTATCAGGCACCGGCCACATTGAATATAATTCCACATTTCGAGTACCACTATGGAGCTTTCCTTCCAAAGAACGGCATGTACAGTATTGTTACTGCCATGGTAAAATTGGCAGGAGAGTTGGGAATAAGGTTTCACTATAATCAAAAGGTGGAAGAAATCATATATTCCAATGGACTTAAACCCGAAGTGCAAGGCGTAAAAGTTAACGACAAAACCTTTAAAGCTAACGTTGTTGTTTCGAACCTCGACGTCTGGTTTACTTATAAAAACCTGCTTAAAAACATAGCTCAACCTAAAAAATTATTAAACCAGGAACGGAGTAGCTCTGCTTTGATTTTTTACTGGGGTATGGACGGGAATTACAGTGATATGGGCTTGCACAACATCTTTTTCGCTGAGGATTACCAAAAGGAGTTTAATGCCATATGGAAAGATAAAACCATGAGCAACGATCCTACGGTGTACGTGAACATCAGCTGTAAACATGTCAGGGGTGATGCACCTACGGACAGCGAAAACTGGTTTGTAATGATAAACGTTCCTGCCAATAACGGTCAAAACTGGGATGTATTGATTAAAGAAGCCAGAACAAATATTATCCAAAAAATCAGCCGTATTTTAAACAGAAATATTGAAAAAGATATTATCTGTGAGCAGATTTTGGATCCAAGAAGCATTGAAAGCAAAACCGGTTCTTATCAAGGTTCTCTGTATGGCAACAGTTCCAACAATCAGTTTTCTGCCTTTTTAAGGCATCCCAATTTCAGTTCGAAAATTAAAAATTTATATTTCTGTGGAGGTAGCGTGCATCCGGGCGGAGGCATTCCTCTTGCATTGTTATCAGCTAAGATAATTGATGAAGGGTTTAGGGTTTAGGGTTTAGGGTTTAGGGTTTAGGGTTTAGGGTTTAGGGTTTAGGGGAAATCTCATCTACAGCAAATTGTTTTATTCGCAAAGAAAATCTAACGATTCTTCTTAATTGCCTCCTCTAGTTTTTCTCCGTCCAGATCAAATGCATCTACAATCAGTTTTGCCTGGGTATAAAAAGGATCACGTTCTTCGAGTTTCTCTTTAATAAATTCTAAAAGCTGCTCATCATCCAGGTCTTTAATTAACGGACGTTTTTGCCGATTATGTAAACGTGATACCAAAGCCGCTGGCTCCATTTGTAAATAAACGGTTTCGCCATTTGCATTCATCCACTCCATATTATCGAAGAAACATGGCAATCCACCTCCAGTAGCTACCACACAGGTTTCTGGATAATCGAAGGTTTTAAGCATTTCGCTTTCATAGTCCCTAAAGCCACTTTCTCCATATTCAGCGAAATATTCGGCGATGCTTTTACCTGTTTTTGAAACAATTTCGGCGTCAAGATCAATCACAGGGCATTCTAAACGATGTGCCAGCTGTTTCGCCTTTGTACTTTTGCCGCAGCCCATATATCCGATAAGGAAAATTTTCATGTGTTCTATTTAACCGACCTAAAGTAAATGGCCGCGTTTTAACATAATATAATCGGTTAAAGGTGATGTAAAACCTTCTTTTTTCAATAAAGTTACAACCTGTCCGCGATGATAAGTAGAATGATTAAATAAATGAAATAAAATTTCATCTAATCGGTTTTCGTACTGAACACCTTGTGTATTGCTGTACAAAATCTTCTTATCTAAAGGACTCTCTTTCAATACCGCCCTGATCAATTTAAAATTTTCAATAGCAATACGTTCAAAGTTTTCCTTATGATGAATATCCCAAACACCATAAAGTGGCCTCTTGCCCGAAATCCGTTGTGCCCAAATATGCTGCGCATTGAGTACGTGACT from Flavobacterium sp. W4I14 includes these protein-coding regions:
- a CDS encoding pyrimidine operon attenuation protein/uracil phosphoribosyltransferase (product_source=KO:K02825; cath_funfam=3.40.50.2020; cog=COG2065; ko=KO:K02825; pfam=PF00156; superfamily=53271) codes for the protein MASQLLILNKKQIQQKIDRIAYQILEDNLNEKEVVLAGIWDRGYKLALRLEKVLKKISGFKLTLLRIDLQKESSKLVASTDLDESHWKNKVIIIVDDVLNSGKTLAYGLGVFLNTPHKKIRTVVLVDRSHKIFPIATDFVGLELATILKEHVDVVMDVEGEEDRVYLS
- a CDS encoding hypothetical protein (product_source=Hypo-rule applied; pfam=PF10988; superfamily=51120), which codes for MIASESFNEKTTMKTFIKSSAILFIVVTSYMAKAQETKNFTVKNFNSIGVSSGIDLYLTQGGSESVSIKSDSETLKDIVVEQSGSNVTIKFKDGINWSGMFKNRTIKAYVSFKTLNAIAASGGSDVFTQNQIKTDKLAIRSSGGSDLKLTVVCNDLSIQSSGGSDLDLKGKAENMTIQSSGGSDIDAYELITDYAKVQASGGSDVNLYVNKGLEASASGGGDVSYKGNASLKKTSSSKSGDVHHVN
- a CDS encoding CubicO group peptidase (beta-lactamase class C family) (product_source=COG1680; cath_funfam=3.40.710.10; cog=COG1680; pfam=PF00144; superfamily=56601); its protein translation is MKNKTLILFFTSLLLSDLSYGQTSLSERIDHVLSGIVKPNEPGFAVGVVKNGQFIYKRGFGLADLKTNRKNTVETPFNIGSTSKEFTAACVYILEQQGKLKTTDKLSKYFKGWPKYADSITINHLINHQSGLRDYDSLIGLREFDDNAKVTDTLAYEILTKQKGLNFRPGSRFSYSNSGYFLLSLIIKKVSGKDLIEFSKQYIFNPLKMAHTTYSRTHRINEKANGYVSNKTGFEKIEVNSDVIGQGNIYSNITDWDNWFKEMKTHHQLGGSVWNKMLTDNKTDDGESTGYGGGLEFKTYKNKRLREHGGDLTGYHTAMWYFPDEDLGIVVFTNNDNAKPDLISGKIFDEIYPENAIPKKTDKNEENASIKKIEMDSSVIVGLYKLDNDSSKIFQATILGNKIMLFQKWNDTNYPIKLLNDSLFYINKDTDITFQFKSITNGKANKLEIVQSGGLKTATRTPITMALPDFQRDKISFYSPEMDAHYVIIKENGNLYLVIKNPIHQYKIELIALKEKYRYLLIGCNMYITFKYTNEKLTGFVLDHERVKNLYFTKE
- a CDS encoding hypothetical protein (product_source=Hypo-rule applied); translation: MDREELLGATPEENGTPQKKQESPLVSLEKDLEFYADAIKEVAIEIMVEGISAHPIFIAHQHEVNIGELILNKEELNTDWTIQASTLEEFVEKGIISKEKKEPFLKVYKKPEDFMCVFVIVPEGANFIYYPYKKG
- a CDS encoding 23S rRNA (uracil1939-C5)-methyltransferase (product_source=KO:K03215; cath_funfam=2.40.50.140,3.40.50.150; cog=COG2265; ko=KO:K03215; pfam=PF01938,PF05958; superfamily=50249,53335; tigrfam=TIGR00479) → MSRRKPGTVTIVPNVHIIDIAEEGKGVGKADELVIFVDKAVPGDVVDVRLTKKKKNFAEAIIDQLHEKSALRTDPFCPHFGTCGGCKWQHMGYDAQLKFKQKNVEAALQRLGKIDTSGTEPILGSEKNRYYRNKLEFTFSNKRWLEKTDVERDEDFDMNALGFHVPLRFDKILDIEHCYLQDEPSNSIRNAVRKYALENDLSFYDLRNHEGVLRNLIIRTSSTGEVMVAVVFAYPEQTQVDGLMGFLKNEFPQITALLYIVNQKKNDTIFDQDVVVFSGRDHIFEEMDGIRFKIGVKSFYQTNSEQAFELYKITRDFAGFKGDELVYDLYTGAGTIANFIAKNVKQVVGVEYVPTAIEDAKFNSALNGIDNTIFYAGDMKDILTSEFILAHGKPDVVITDPPRAGMHADVVQRLLEMESEKIVYVSCNAATQARDLELLKEKYDVVRIKPVDMFPHTQHVENVVLLRLK
- a CDS encoding hypothetical protein (product_source=Hypo-rule applied), yielding MSKEILEFSVLVDEKFDLKFNWLDGFWGAAFKFFGK
- a CDS encoding putative oxidoreductase (product_source=KO:K15977; cog=COG2259; ko=KO:K15977; pfam=PF07681; superfamily=103473; transmembrane_helix_parts=Inside_1_20,TMhelix_21_43,Outside_44_57,TMhelix_58_80,Inside_81_86,TMhelix_87_106,Outside_107_115,TMhelix_116_138,Inside_139_152), with amino-acid sequence MNVIRKIEHWGDVHHSKWLDYLRIVLGLIIFGKGVSFVSDTSVLQNMITQNNVFGFSGMLISVAIHVVAFAHLVGGVLITLGLVTRFAVVIQIPILLFAVFFVNLTPGFSTPNSELWFSVLVLFLLIMFWVVGSGPLSVDEGLKRKSGKRYA
- a CDS encoding aminopeptidase YwaD (product_source=KO:K19701; cath_funfam=3.40.630.10; cleavage_site_network=SignalP-noTM; ko=KO:K19701; pfam=PF04389; superfamily=53187), whose amino-acid sequence is MKTKILFVLLFAGLGCYAQNSTDEYFTLTRAGFIEKNAYETTAFVEKYFRVPGNTGFNASIHYVENILKKAGFVEQKQDEFEAPLTYRIEKRAMKNNTWEPVDANIDIVGEKKPLISYKTNRNMIPINCGSTAAGGVTANVIYMANVLPAEIEKMDLKGKILFSENSPSRLLQIATKTGAIGVLGYSMPKYTQPELHQTSIQFGSMKANSEVWTLLLSYAAKEKLKAACLKGETKLKVNIKTKIYPSEELTIIANIKGSVNPKERFVFSAHVQEPGANDNASGVGTLAEMARITAALYQAKKISPKRTLTFLWGDEIVSTRRYITEDTTRAKGIMWGMSLDMVGEDTKKTGGSFLIEKMPDPSAIWTRGTDKHTEWGAGDVTEKDLFPHYFNDFIFDICKAQGKFANWMVNYNPFEGGSDHTPFLQNKIPGLLMWHFTDVFYHTDNDRIDKVSPTEMKNVGISGLTAAYILISADENTAIATVSQVKTDALTRLKTEFELSKKELAKGKTATDEKHIIEVWAKWYIDALATVNKMPVKSETTRVGSAIKFATNEIEKQTKLYLEELK
- a CDS encoding phytoene desaturase (product_source=KO:K10027; cath_funfam=3.50.50.60; cog=COG1233; ko=KO:K10027; pfam=PF01593; superfamily=51905; tigrfam=TIGR02734), with the translated sequence MILKPKAIVIGAGIAGIASAIRLSLKGYEVDVFEANSKPGGKLTEIKMNGFRFDAGPSLFTMPQYVDELFKLAGKNPVDYFEYLKLKEICRYFYEDGLRLNASADLDKFAKEIEEKTDSTAKEVERYLNKSKTIYDVAHRVFLERSLHKIKSYLHWDTLKSIFRFGQIDAFRTQAKANRSFFKDDRIAQLFNRYATYNGSDPYQAPATLNIIPHFEYHYGAFLPKNGMYSIVTAMVKLAGELGIRFHYNQKVEEIIYSNGLKPEVQGVKVNDKTFKANVVVSNLDVWFTYKNLLKNIAQPKKLLNQERSSSALIFYWGMDGNYSDMGLHNIFFAEDYQKEFNAIWKDKTMSNDPTVYVNISCKHVRGDAPTDSENWFVMINVPANNGQNWDVLIKEARTNIIQKISRILNRNIEKDIICEQILDPRSIESKTGSYQGSLYGNSSNNQFSAFLRHPNFSSKIKNLYFCGGSVHPGGGIPLALLSAKIIDEGFRV
- a CDS encoding shikimate kinase (product_source=KO:K00891; cath_funfam=3.40.50.300; cog=COG0703; ko=KO:K00891; pfam=PF01202; smart=SM00382; superfamily=52540); the encoded protein is MKIFLIGYMGCGKSTKAKQLAHRLECPVIDLDAEIVSKTGKSIAEYFAEYGESGFRDYESEMLKTFDYPETCVVATGGGLPCFFDNMEWMNANGETVYLQMEPAALVSRLHNRQKRPLIKDLDDEQLLEFIKEKLEERDPFYTQAKLIVDAFDLDGEKLEEAIKKNR
- a CDS encoding putative damage-inducible protein DinB (product_source=COG2318; cog=COG2318; pfam=PF05163; superfamily=109854), with protein sequence MCEEEIINYTELADQRIIEIFKLATVEMPDAERLFSHVLNAQHIWAQRISGKRPLYGVWDIHHKENFERIAIENFKLIRAVLKESPLDKKILYSNTQGVQYENRLDEILFHLFNHSTYHRGQVVTLLKKEGFTSPLTDYIMLKRGHLL